tcagtacacactcactgacacaacgcagtacacactcactgacaccattcagtacacactcactgacaacaCTCAGTACACGCTCACTGACACAACGCAGTACACAATCACCAacaccactcagtacacactcactgacaccgctCAGTGCACACTCACTGGCACCACTCtggacacactcactgacaccactcagtacacacGCATTGACACCACTTAGTACACAATCACTGACACtactcagtacacactcactggcaCCACTCtggacacactcactgacaccactcagtacacacGCATTGACACCACTTAgtacacaatcactgacaccactcagtacacagtcactgacacaattcagtacacactcactgacatcatgcagtccacaatcactgacaccactcagtacacactcactgacaccacgcagtccacaatcactgacaccactcagtacacactGACTTACACCacccagtacacactcactgacaccgctCAGTACGCACTCACTGgcaccctccagtacacactcactgacatcacTCAgttcacaatcactgacaccattcagtatacactgactgacaccactcagtacacactcactgacaccgctcagtacacactcactgacaccacacagtacacactcactgacacagctcagtacacactcactgacactactcagtacacactcactggcaccactcagtgcacactcactgacaccactcagttcacactgactgacaccacGCAGTACACGCTCACTGATACCACGGAGTACACAATCACTGACACTACTCAgtacacaatcactgacaccacccagtacacactcactgacaccacgcagtacacactgactgacaccattcagtacacactgactgacaccactcagtacacactGACTGCAACCACGGAGTACACGCTCACTGATACCACGGAgtacacaatcactgacaccacccagtacacactcactgacacaactcagtacacactcactgacaccactcagtacacactgactgacaccactcagtacacaatcactgacaccactcagtacacactgactgacaccgCGCAGTACACACTGAGTGACATCACGCAGTACACCCTCACTAAAACCACGCtgtacacactgactgacaccactcagtataCAATAACTGAAACCACTCAGTACGCATTCACTATTCAGTGCACCATCACTGATGTTACTTAATAAACTATTATTGAAAGTACTTGGGCGTCAATTAGCTCAGTCGATTGGGCACTTAGTTTGTGATGCGGACTGATGTCAACAACGTGCATCGACTCCTCGCACTGGCTGCAGTTACCATGAAGATGTTGTCTTCTCAAGCCTTGCCTGGGGCTTTGTGACCCTGTGCTTAAGCTGATAACCAACTTTTTCTCTGATGAATCAGGGGGGCTATGACTTTTACATGGTACTGTTACCATGCGAAATGTGTGACAAGGAGGAAAGGAAAAACGGCAGATCACGACCATGTCCCAGACATGTTCTCGATCAGATCTCTGATGCTGACGGGCTCCACTGTAGATAGGTCCCCTCCATCCCAACTGTGTAAACCCAGACTGTAGTGAGACCTGGTTTGAGGGGAAGAATGTAGAATACCTTTTGACTGCACATTGGGTCAGATTTGAAATGACATATTCAATGTTCACAATTCTCTGTTGGTGCGAGTCTCTGTCTCGGCAGAAAAGGAAACTGTTTGCTGCCGAAAACAGCCAAGGcagacaggtaggaggctggaagaacacagcaagccaggcagcatcagaaggtggagaagacaacatttcgggtgtaacccttcttcaggggtgggcatgagagtgaggggagctgcagataaagagggggcTGTGGAGGAGGGTTTGGGTGGAGTGAGGAACagagtggtgaggtggggataggtgaagacaggtagagggtatggtctgggttggtcaatgggaggaatgagtccggttggtagctggaaggaagggtcggtCAGAGGACTGGAAGgcagggggaggggctgggaatggAGTCGGGGGAttgggagggaggttatttgaaattggggaactcaatgttgagtcctctcgTCTGTAGGCTACCAACTGggttcattcctcccattgaccaatcagaccgtaccctctacctgtgttcacctatcactacctcaccactcagcccctctctccacccaaaccttcccccacacacaccccctcccctttaCCTGCAGCTCCCATTATCCCCACCctcagtcctgagggagggttatacccaaaacattcatttctccacctcccgatgctgcctggcttgctgtgtacttccagcctcctgcttgtctatcttgggttccagcatctgcagtttttttgtctctaactgaaAACACCCATCCTTCTCCCGACATGATATTGAATGGTGTGCACTGAGGAACTGCTGTATCATACACAGGCAATAGGGAAATCGCTGCTGCATGCCACTTTGGCAGCTCGGCTGCATCTCTCCTGCTGCACTGACATTACTTTTACATCATGGGGTGTTTTAGGGCTCAATTCTCATCGGTCATGAAATGGTCAAGAGTGCTTGTGGTACGCCGTTGGGCTGCACCCAGTGGGCAAATGCCCAGGGTCACAATGTAAGGTGAGGTTACAGTTGCATGACACCTTCAATGTCTGGGTGCATGTGTGCAATTCTTTGGACAGTCACACATGGCCTGGACACAGAGAAATCTCCCTCACAGCACAATGTACTTACTCCAACTACATTGGCCCTGGCCACAACCATTTTCATTTCCATTGAGCACTTGTGGTTTTCAGGAGAGTGGAAGCTCTTTGGGCCGTGAGTTCTGTGAGTCGATCTGAGTCTTCATCTGCTCACTGAGCCTGCTCGCATCAAGCCCATCTGGTCAACATGCCAGCAGTGGTTTGTAGCTGGGGGTGTGGGTAATGGGAGCTGCAGGTAAAggggagggtctgtgtggtggagggtttgggtggagagagtggggcagtacTGAcgcagtgataggtgaacacaggtagacgGTACGGtctgattggtcaatgggaggaatgaagcCAGTTGGTAGGTGACAGCTTCGAGGGTACTTTCTTTGGAAGTCAGGCTGTTGCTCACCATCGATAATTCGACATGAACCTTTTTGTGGTCTATCGCTGCCCCACTTACACTGTGAGCTGTCCCACATTACATTTTCACTTTTCTTCTGTTTCCACTCACCATGATTATGTTCCCGAGCCTTTTTCCTGCAGCACTGGGCCCTGCATACCCGCACCCACCCTTGACTGTCTGTAGATGGACACCTCACATTGACCATGGTGCACCACTTCAGCAACGTAGCTGGGTAGCCCCGAACACTGAGTAACCAGCACCGTGACTGATACTGTACAACTCTGCCCATGTGTTCCTGTCTCTCACTGGATTGATGGCAATAGATTCACAGGGCTGACCGTGGCCAACTCTCCAGACTGCAGTCGTATGGTCAACCAAACCGTGACCACTCTGAGCAGCTCAGACCTTGTCCAAGACCCTGGGCTGATATCAGAGACTGCCCAGAACTTTCCAAATTCCAAAGGTGATATTATTTTAGCCAGATTACACACCTTCCAATTAGACAATTTTGTTCTTGGGAAAGTGCTTGTTATGAATCACACTGGTAGCCAGGAAGTCTCACAGGCTTCAATATgtcttatttatttatttttcttgcaAATAATAAGCCTTACTGTTCCCAATAAACTCCTGCCCACAGTGAAGCGAGGTATTCTAACATTGTTGAAGCCTTACAACTCTTGACACATTGAGAGTTGTAGAGCTTCATCGAGACGTGCAGTgcggagacaggccatttggcccaaactggtccatgctgaccaaaatgcaCATGCACTcttaccccatttccctgcacttggcccatatccttctaatcctttcctattcatgtatttctccaaatgccttttaagtgttgttaatgtacctgcctcaaccacttccgctggcagctcacgCCAGGTGAGacaaactgaggactgcagacgctggagatcacagtcaaaaagtgtggtgctggaaaagcacagcttgtcaggcagcatccgaggaataggcgagtcctagcttgtccacctctccttataaatcagattgccgagttctggcaacatccttgtaaattcttctgcactctttacagtttaataacatcctttctatagcaaggtgaccaaacctgaacataatactccaagaGTGTCCTCACcgacgtcctgtacaactgcaacttaACCTCCCGACGTCTACACTCAAAGCCAtgtctgatgaaggccagtgtaccaaaGACCTTCTTCACTGACCTGTCTGCCTGTAACTCCAAAGAGGATTGatagagcggtggatgtgatctctaTGTACTCCAGTACGGCgctcgataaggttccccatgggagactggttagaacggttcgatctcatggaatacagggagaaatagccatttggatacagaacgggCTCAAAGATAgtggacagagggtggtggtggaaggtcgtttttcagactggaggcctgtgaccagtggagtgccacaaggatcagtgctaggtcctctacattttgtcatttatattgaTGATTTGGATGTTAACACTGGTgttatagttagtaggtttgcagatgacaccaatattggaggtgcagtggacagtgaagaaggttatctcagagcacaatggaatcttgatcagatgggccaatgggctgaagagtggcagatggagattaattcagataaatgcgaggtactgcattttggaaaggcaaatcagagcaggacttatacacttaatgataaggtcctggggagagtAGCTGAGCAAGGAGACcgtggagtacaggttcatagctacttgaaattagagtcacaggtagataggatagtgaagaaggcatttggtatgctttactttattggtcagagtattgagtacaggagttgggaggtcatgttgcagctgtacaagacattggttaggccactgttggaatactgtgcccaattctggtctcctcctatcggaaagatgttgtgaaacttgaatgggttcaggaaagaaggatgttgccagggttggagagtttgagctatagggagaggctgcacaggctgaggcagctttttcatgcagagggttgtgtggGTATGatacgagctgccagaggaagtgggcgaggctggtataattaccgcatttaaaaggtatctggatgggtatatgaataggaagggttcagagggatatgggccaagtgctggcaaatgaggttaggatatctggccggcatggccgagttggaacgaaggatctgtttccgtgctgtacacctctatgagtCTACgcctccactttcagagaaccatgcacctgaactccaagggcccctctgttccactacactccttaaggccccagCATTCAGCAcgtaactcctaccttgatttgactttccaagatGCAAGACTCACACTTATCTGCATTAACCtgggcccacttccccagctgatcaaggtcctgctgcaatttctgataaccttcctcagtgTCCACCATCCCGCCTATTTTAGTCTCATCTGCAAAATTGTACTTCTTGTATTTAAAAAGATGTGAGCAAAATACTCAACAATGAATCACTTACCCAATTCACTGCAATGTCACGTTTTACTTTACTCAGGGTGCCTGGGGGATTGGcggtgggggagagggagcatGCAACGTTTCACAGCGCACAATTGCCACggcctctctgttccctctcatgCACTTTGCACTGCTAATTCTCATAGAGGCTGACCAAGTCAGACAAAAAGCAACACCTCACCCCTCAATCAACTCCGTTATTCACCAAACTCCTCGGTTCAGATTCTGTTGCAAGTAGCACTCAGCGACCAAGGGCGCTCCAATCTCATTGATTTATAAAAACGGCGAGTTCGTTCATTTCCGGCTGGCAGACTGACACTTCCTTGGTGGCCTGCAGAGGTAGAAGGATCACAAGTGACTCACTAAAGATAGAAACTGGACTGAAAGGTTCAGACTTTATTCTACTTGAATGGGTCATTGGGAGGCAGAGGAGAGGAGCACAGGTTTAAACATGAAAAGAGGAACAAAAGATTGAACGCTGGGCTGCTCTCCTTTTCCCGACCTTCCTGTGAAATCGGGACCCAAATTGTATGATACAGAATGGCTTTACACCTTGTGCATGTGATTTCGTGGACAGCGCTGGAGCAGATTGGGATGAACTTTCCAGAACATGTCTTCCCGAGTAAGTCATGCAGTTCTTCTGACAAAGTTACTTTGTCAGAAGGTGAAATTCCAAAGGGACAGGGTGCTAGTTGGCGAGATGGCTACTGTGTGCTGCAAAATAACAGCAACAGCACAACTGCATTTGGGCTGAGGGTGGGTTTGCACCTGTCTACTCATCCTGCCCCTGACAATGTAAGCCAGTGGTAAACCACCACTGACTAACTGTCAAGAAAATGGTTCAGGATGAGACATCAGCAGACCACGAGTGAAGGACCCACTTTTGGGCTGGGCACTGATGACTGAATGAAATTTGTAGAAGAAGGAATAGGAAGGATTCATTCTATGAATTCCCCCAAGAACAATAGGTCACTATCAGCCCTGACTCCTGCACTGCCATTCTCCTGGATAACACCATTGTCTAGAAATGTAAATAGATCACCCAGAAATAAATTCCGACCTGGGGTGTCTGAAGCACTACAAGGGAATATCTCAGCACCCAGTCACTGCTGGCCTTGCTGGTGATTCCCTTACCTCCTGAATGAATCACCAAAAATGGACgcttttgttttcatttgaacccTTTCGAAAGTCTTGGTTCCCCAAATCTATCAATCGACCTTCTAGCAGACATTGTGACGCAACTCTAGAGCAAGTGagactggctcagaggtagggacattaccactgaaCTACAACGTTTACAATTGATGCTGGCTGGGGAACAATGGGCGCTGGAAGCTCTCGTCAATTCGCCCATTTGACCAGTTGGTGGAGCCTCTAGaacacaatcctcaggaactgtgtgtctgtggaaagaGGATTCTTCCAAACGCCTGTCACACTCTGctctctctgcatcctgtcaacccGAAAAAGCACCAAAACAGCTCAGTCCTCGAACTTTGTCAGCAAGGCTCACATTCAACTTCAATTCATACTTTCAACGTCAGAAATCCGCtcaaagaggcaactttttaaGCAATAAAGACACATTTGTCGCTGAAAGGCAGTCTCTGATTGGGCGGCTCGACTTGCAAATGTTCAAAGCGGGCGGAGGTGGAGGGATGCACAGAGTCTCTGAGGGTTGGAGGGAGCCCAGACAGGGAGAGGCAAAAGTGGGTATTAGACCAGAAGTACATGGAGAGGAGTGCGAGTCCCCCTTGGATCTGGGTGGTCCCGGGCATTGAGTGAACAGGGACTGGTGGATGTGGGCaatggggggcggggggagaatGGGTGACCGTTCAGGAGGGGACTGGGCTAGCAGCACACACTGCCGAGTTGAGGAAAGGCCTGAGACAGCTGATGACACAGAGTGGGCGTCGTGtctgggaggggagagagagagagagagagaagggctggGCTGCGAAAGCGGACccgttccccctccccccttcccagcCCCGGGGGCACAGGGTGGCAGCTTGTTCCTTCCCTCTGTCGGCTGCTCCATTGTGGGCGGCTCCTTGTCAGCTGCCAGTCCCTTGGCCAGCCCCCTCACACATCCACTGGGATATAAAAGCAGCCGAGTCAGCCCTCAGCTCCACCGAGCCGTTCAGTTTTggagtgtgctctctctctctctctctctctgagtgtgggtctctgtttctgtccaCCCCCTGAACAACCTCGAAATGACATCgcacaccatcatcaccaccagcAGCAGCTCCAGCAGGAAGAGCGGAGGGTTAGGAACTAGAGGGAGCATGTACGGATCCGGGTTTTCCTCCAACCTCAATCGGTTGGGAAGCGGAGGGATTTCTCAATCATCCAGGCGGGCCCAAAGTGTTGTCCTGGGACCAACACAGAGGATCTCAGCCTCCAGGTTCTCCACTGGCTCTCGGATGTCCGGCATCGGCAGCAGCAGAATAAGTGGAATGGGAGTGGGCCTCGGGGGCAGGATGGGCCTCGGGGGAATGAGTTCCCAGGGGCTGATCCAGAGAACCGCTGCCCTGGACCTGAACGCGCCTTTACCCCAAATCGACACCAGCCAGAACGTTATCCGCTTGCAGGAGAGCCAGCAGCTCCAGGGACTCAACGACCAATTCGTTGATTTCCTTCACAAGGTAATGCTCAGTGGGGTCCAGgcagagtcgggggggggggggggggtctctaAACTGGGTTCTCTGTGTCTTTCCTCTCATGTCTTAACGGTCTCTCCATCTCACCCCGCCAGGTTCGGCACTTGGAACAGGTCAATACTCAGCTGAGTATCAAACTGAAACTTCTGCAGGATCAAGGCGAATACAAATCCAACATCGAGAACATGTTCCAGTCCTACATTGATAATCTGAGGAACCAACTGGATACACTTCGGAAGGAGAAGGAGAGGTTCGATGCTGAACTGCTCCAAATGCAAGGTCTGGTCGaggactacaagagcaggtcagtgaGCTGCTGCCGAACTTGGTCCCGTCTCGGGTCGGAGGCGGTTTCCTGTCGGAACGAAACCAAATCCCAGCTGCAGAATGAGATCACTTTGACAAACGGCCACAATGTGATCTGAGGGAACGGGCCGTAGCGTTGCTCTGTTGACGCCACTGAACTGTACACGGCCGGGCTGTTTCTCGTCTGGGAAACCCCGGCAGCGGGACTGATCCAGCTCAGAAGGTGGTTTGACAGGGACTAGTTGGTGGCGGGAGGGGGAGGCGAAGAATAGcggagacagagacaaacagggACTGGGAGAGGGACGGGCCAGAAAGACATGAGCCTCGGTAAAACAATCTCTTTCATTCCAGATACGAAGATGAAATCAACAAACGCACAGAAATGGAGAATGAGTTTGTCCTGGTCAAGAAGGTGAATGTTACAAAGCCACACGCTACAGTTCTCCGCCTGCGGGCACCTTTGGTCACTTTTATCAAAGTATTTTCTCCCTGTGCTCTTTAGGATGTCGATGACTCGTACATGAGCAAGGTGGAGCTGGAAGCGAAACTGGAAGCCCTGACCGATGAAATTGAATTCCTGCGGACTATCTATGAGGAGGTAAATATGCGCcttgccccaccacctctccTTGTCCCAATCTTTTGTCCATTCAAGTCTCATGCAATGTATCCCGAATGGTTTCCAATCACCTTCCAATCTTTCTCCCCCGtgccctttcccctccccccggCCGTCTGTAGGAACTCCGGGAGCTCCAGGCCCAGATTCAGAATACATGTGTCAACGTGCAATTGGAGGGTGGTCCGAGGCTCAATGTGCAGGAGCTCTTGGACATCGCCAGGAAACAGTATGAAGCTTGTGCCCAGCAAAGCCGCGAAGATGCGGAAGTTTGGAAACGGACCAAGGTGACGGTTCCTATTTCTTTGGCCCATTTTTCCGACTCGGGCAGGAAGCGTGAACTGTGGGACTAACTCGTTGGCAATATCTGTTTGCAGATGCAGGAACTGTCCATGGCGGCTGGACAAGGTGGCGATGATATCAATGCACTGAAGGTCGAGATAAAGCAGACAACAGATCAGATCCGGAGAATGAATGCAGACATTGATAACCTGAAAAAAGAGGTAGGCACAAGTCTAAAATCAAACTGAACACTGGAAAACACTTTtaaacacctctctctctctctctctctcactgtctgtctctccgtcttttctgtcttctctccctgtctcacacgATCCAAAAAGCAATAATTCTTTCCGAAGCGATTGAAGGGTCGGCTGAATGCGCTCCATTTCTAAGCGCCTGGAGGTTTCACTGTTGTCTTTCCCGATTGGGAATGTGTTGCTGGTCAGTCTGCAATCCGCACCGTCCCACTTTTCCCAAATCAGGGGGAGGAGGGCGAgcctttttttcccccaaagtctCGCTCGGAGCACCTGGGGCTGAGCCTCAAACACTGAAGGAACTGACCAAATGAATCTTGATGTTCCTCAGCGTGTGAGACTGGAGGAAGCAATCCGGGAAGCGGAGGACCGCGGTGAGATGTCTCTGAAAGATTGTAAGCTTCGGATTTCGGAACTGGAAGAAGCCATTCTCAAAGCTCAGCATGAGCTTTCCGCACAATGCAAGGAATACGAACGGCTGATGTCCATTAAGCTTGCATTGGACATTGAAATTGGCACCTACATGAAACTACTGGAGACAGAAGAGTCGAGGTAGGATAAGGGGTAGTTGCTCATCGCAGCCATCACATTGAGTCCTGTGCAGGCAAATTCCAGTCTGCACTTGCAGTTGACGGGTAGCTCTGATCCCTGAGAATGGAATGGGATGGAATGCAGGCAGTGTGAATGTGAAGGTGGTTCTAGAATCAGTGACTGACCTCCAGGTCTCACTGAAAGGTCAGGAcccccactcctcaccctccAATCGCTTGCTGGCACCTACTACCTGTGGAAACAGTAACGACTGGGCACTTTGCCCGAGGGCAAGGAGCCTGACTGTGCCCATTCAGACGTGTAGCCCAGGAGATGTCAGTGTCCCTGGGAGAGGGAGATACCTGAGGAAACAGAGGGAGGTCTGACTGTGATTTCCTGTCATTGTCCACTGTAATCTGAGAATGTTTCCTTTCTCAACAGGATGGCATGTGGGGTAAAAACCCTCAACATCCAGCAAGTACAGAGTCAAGGTAAGAGAAAGTCTGTTCTGAGTGAAGGTCAATGCTTCTTTCTCCTCAGTATCTGCCCAGCTCCATTCCAATCAGCCATCATCACTCCCCACCTCACAAATCTGATGCTTTAACCATTTGACTTTGCAAAATGGTGCCAAATCTCCACCCTTTGCCATCCTATTTAACATCCCTGATTTACATCAGCACACCAGCTTTCAATGTTTACGACTTGCTTCCATCactcctcccttctctctcccttccctgtctccttctccacAAACTAGATTTTCTGCCACCTTTTTCTCATCATCCTGGTAGATTTCAAGGTGGAAATTGTTTCTTTGATTAAGCTC
The sequence above is a segment of the Chiloscyllium punctatum isolate Juve2018m chromosome X, sChiPun1.3, whole genome shotgun sequence genome. Coding sequences within it:
- the LOC140471296 gene encoding keratin, type II cytoskeletal 8-like, encoding MTSHTIITTSSSSSRKSGGLGTRGSMYGSGFSSNLNRLGSGGISQSSRRAQSVVLGPTQRISASRFSTGSRMSGIGSSRISGMGVGLGGRMGLGGMSSQGLIQRTAALDLNAPLPQIDTSQNVIRLQESQQLQGLNDQFVDFLHKVRHLEQVNTQLSIKLKLLQDQGEYKSNIENMFQSYIDNLRNQLDTLRKEKERFDAELLQMQGLVEDYKSRYEDEINKRTEMENEFVLVKKDVDDSYMSKVELEAKLEALTDEIEFLRTIYEEELRELQAQIQNTCVNVQLEGGPRLNVQELLDIARKQYEACAQQSREDAEVWKRTKMQELSMAAGQGGDDINALKVEIKQTTDQIRRMNADIDNLKKERVRLEEAIREAEDRGEMSLKDCKLRISELEEAILKAQHELSAQCKEYERLMSIKLALDIEIGTYMKLLETEESRMACGVKTLNIQQVQSQGGMQQGMGLGSGSSAFQTSLNLGVSNRSMSSGQSSYQVTSTGLSQQGFI